In Longimicrobiaceae bacterium, one DNA window encodes the following:
- a CDS encoding HD domain-containing protein, producing the protein MEDGREAERARIVSATAEFVRGRMEGEGSGHDWWHVHRVRTMALRLAREEGADPYVVDLAALLHDVADHKFHGGDETAGPRVAGEWLESQGAGAETVEHVRAIIAGLSFKGAGVPTPMPTPEGRVVQDADRLDAIGATGIARAFAYGGSRGRPMHDPAATPEMHDSFERYKAGGGPTTSHFHEKLLLLRDRMNTASARRIAAGRHRFMEAFLERFHQEWDGADVPGEED; encoded by the coding sequence ATGGAGGATGGACGCGAGGCGGAGCGGGCGCGGATCGTGTCCGCCACGGCGGAGTTCGTGCGGGGCCGCATGGAGGGCGAGGGCAGCGGGCACGACTGGTGGCACGTACACCGCGTGCGGACGATGGCGTTGCGCCTGGCCCGCGAGGAAGGCGCGGACCCGTATGTCGTGGACCTGGCCGCGCTGCTGCACGACGTGGCCGACCACAAGTTCCACGGCGGCGACGAGACGGCGGGCCCACGCGTCGCCGGCGAGTGGCTGGAGTCGCAGGGCGCCGGCGCGGAGACGGTGGAGCACGTCCGCGCCATCATCGCCGGGCTCAGCTTCAAGGGCGCCGGCGTGCCCACGCCCATGCCAACGCCGGAGGGCCGCGTGGTGCAGGACGCCGACCGGCTGGACGCCATCGGGGCGACCGGCATCGCGCGCGCGTTCGCCTACGGCGGCAGCCGCGGACGCCCCATGCACGATCCCGCCGCGACGCCGGAGATGCACGACAGCTTCGAGAGGTACAAGGCCGGCGGCGGGCCCACGACCAGCCACTTCCACGAGAAGCTGCTCCTGCTGCGCGACCGCATGAACACCGCCTCGGCGCGCCGCATCGCCGCGGGGCGCCACCGGTTCATGGAAGCGTTCCTGGAGCGCTTCCACCAGGAGTGGGACGGGGCCGACGTGCCCGGCGAGGAGGATTAG